TATTAACTCGCTGACAATCTTCCTTTGTTTTTCGTCAAGCATCATCATTCCTAGCATAAATATTTTTTCCTCAGTTGTTAAAGGGGCTCCTAATTCTCCGGGCAACTTAACTAAAGCCTTCCCTAAATCACTTAAGTCCCACGTGTCATTACCTACCCTCACTACTAGAGGATTCCAAGTAAGTAGCACTATCTTGATCCAAGCACCACGTACTCTGAGCTTAGGATACTTCTCACGCAACTTAATACCTATTTCCTTTCGTGTTTTAGGACCTTCTGCGAGAATTCTAGCTACATCTCTACACCTAATATCGAATAGAGCCGTGAGGATCCCTCTGCATTCTCTACTACAGAGTTTTTAAATTTTTTGTGACCAGAAGCCAAGTCCTTCCGCATGAGGAGGAATTCATAACTATAGGAACTGAAGAGCATCAGTGCGGATTACTCACATCACTTCTCAGAGATCGAGGACCTCATCATTTTCTAGCTAAGTGTTTTTAGCCATCACGTCATATTAATCCTTAGAATCGTAATTAATATATGTTTGGGGGTTAAGACTTGGAAGAAATACGGGCTCGCTTGGCAGCAGTTGCTGAAGCTATTAAGTTTCTTCAGGGACGGGAGTTAATAGGCTTAGGAACTGGTAGTACTACAGAGCTCTTTATTAAAAAAGCTCATGAGAGGGGATTGCTGAAGGGTAAGTCTTTAGTAGCTACCTCAGCAAAAACAGCGATGTTTTTAGCTGAGCTAGGTTATAGAGACATAAACCCTTTAGCAGTTGAGGAGCTAGACCTTTACGTAGACTCAGCTGATGAAGTTGACTTAGAGGGCAGGATGTTGAAGGGTGGTGGAGCAGCTCTAACTATGGAGAAGCTATTAGCTAAGCACTCTGAATTAAGAGTTTTTATAGTTGATGAGTTTAAAGTAGTTGAGAAGCTAGGTTCAAGACACCCTATACCTGTTGAGGTGCTACCTAACGCGTTAAGAATGATCTTAAGAGACCTGAGGAAGCTCGGCGCTCAAGCCTCACCAAGAGAATGTAACGGCAAAAAAGGCCCTATAGCTAGTGACGTTGGGGGCATTATAATTGATGTAATTCCGCCCGCAAATATAGAGCTAGAAGAGTTTGCTAAAACATTAAAAAGTCTTACAGGAGTTATAGAAACAGGCTTCTTCCTAAATGAGGCAGACATAATCATTATCGGCTTCAGAGACGGAAACATAAAATACCTGAGAAGAACCTAAATCGGTTTATCTGACTCCCTCAGCACGTAATGGTGGGTGTGGAAAGCCTCTACTCACTATTGATTGAACTCTCGGCTGATATTCGGCAGGTGTGAGCTCGTGCCGTGTCTCAAGAGCCTGCGGAGACTTCAGAACGGGAAACGATCACTAATATCCTCGCTCTCCTTTCTCAAGCCCAATTTTAGTTAAGTACTCGTACGCTGATAGGGCTGCTAAAGCGCCTTCAGCTGTTGCAGTGACTACTTGATCAAACTTCTTTTTATAATGTCCGCCCGTGCAGTCACCGGCAGCAAATATGCCCTCAATGTTTGTT
The Zestosphaera sp. DNA segment above includes these coding regions:
- the rpiA gene encoding ribose 5-phosphate isomerase A; translated protein: MEEIRARLAAVAEAIKFLQGRELIGLGTGSTTELFIKKAHERGLLKGKSLVATSAKTAMFLAELGYRDINPLAVEELDLYVDSADEVDLEGRMLKGGGAALTMEKLLAKHSELRVFIVDEFKVVEKLGSRHPIPVEVLPNALRMILRDLRKLGAQASPRECNGKKGPIASDVGGIIIDVIPPANIELEEFAKTLKSLTGVIETGFFLNEADIIIIGFRDGNIKYLRRT